From Salvelinus fontinalis isolate EN_2023a chromosome 37, ASM2944872v1, whole genome shotgun sequence, the proteins below share one genomic window:
- the LOC129835997 gene encoding uncharacterized protein LOC129835997, with amino-acid sequence MVPPMSSTASLSVTWSPHLQRRIALRHMVPPISSAASLSVTWSPHLQRRIALRHMVPPPSPVPHHSPSHGPPHLQRRIALRHMAPPSPAPHRSPSHGPPHLQCRIALRHMAPPSPAPHRSPPHGPPHLQRRIALHHMVPPSPAPHRSPPHGPPISSAASLTTTWSPPISSAASLSTTWPPHLQRRIALHHMVPPSPAPHRSPSHGPPISSAASLSVTWPPHLQRRIALHHMVPPISSAASLSTTWSPHLQRRIALRHMAPPSPAPHRCPSHGPPISSAASLSTTWSPPSPAPHRSPPHGPPIFSAASLSTTWSPHLQRRIALHHMVPPHLQRRIALHHMVPPISSAASLSVTWLPHLQRRIALHHMVPPISSAASLSTTWSPPSPAPHRSPPHGPPIFSAASLSATWSPHLQRRIALHHMVPPISSAASLSTTWPPHLQRCIALRHMAPPSPAPHRSPPHGPPHLQRRISLRQMVPPSPAPHRSPPHGPPPSPAPHRSPSHGPPISSAASLSVTWPPHLQRRIALHHMVPPSPAPHRSPPHGPPPHLQRRIALHHMVPPPSPAPHRSPPHGPPISSAASLSVTWPQTASFFFLSVAVTL; translated from the coding sequence ATGGTCCCCCCCATGTCCAGCACCGCATCTCTCTCCGTCACATGGtccccccatctccagcgccgcaTCGCTCTCCGTCACATGGtcccccccatctccagcgccgcaTCGCTCTCCGTCACATGGtccccccatctccagcgccgcaTCGCTCTCCGCCACATGGTCCCCCCCCCATCTCCAGTGCCGCATCACTCTCCGTCACATGGtcccccccatctccagcgccgcaTTGCTCTCCGCCACATGgcccccccatctccagcgccgcaTCGCTCTCCGTCACATGGCCCCCCCCATCTCCAGTGCCGCATCGCTCTCCGTCACATGgcccccccatctccagcgccgcaTCGCTCTCCACCACATGGtcccccccatctccagcgccgcaTCGCTCTCCACCACATGGtccccccatctccagcgccgcaTCGCTCTCCACCACATGgcccccccatctccagcgccgcaTCGCTCACCACCACATGGTccccccccatctccagcgccgcaTCGCTCTCCACCACATGgcccccccatctccagcgccgcaTCGCTCTCCACCACATGGtccccccatctccagcgccgcaTCGCTCTCCGTCACATGgcccccccatctccagcgccgcaTCGCTGTCCGTCACATGgcccccccatctccagcgccgcaTCGCTCTCCACCACATGGtcccccccatctccagcgccgcaTCGCTCTCCACCACATGGtccccccatctccagcgccgcaTCGCTCTCCGTCACATGgcccccccatctccagcgccgcaTCGCTGTCCGTCACATGgcccccccatctccagcgccgcaTCGCTCTCCACCACATGGtcccccccatctccagcgccgcaTCGCTCTCCACCACATGGTCCCCCCATCTTCAGCGCCGCATCGCTCTCCACCACATGGtccccccatctccagcgccgcaTCGCTCTCCACCACATGGTccccccccatctccagcgccgcaTCGCTCTCCACCACATGGtcccccccatctccagcgccgcaTCGCTGTCCGTCACATGGctcccccatctccagcgccgcaTCGCTCTCCACCACATGGtcccccccatctccagcgctGCATCGCTCTCCACCACATGGtcccccccatctccagcgccgcaTCGCTCTCCACCACATGGTCCCCCCATCTTCAGCGCCGCATCGCTCTCCGCCACATGGtccccccatctccagcgccgcaTCGCTCTCCACCACATGGtcccccccatctccagcgccgcaTCGCTCTCCACCACATGgcccccccatctccagcgctGCATCGCTCTCCGCCACATGgcccccccatctccagcgccgcaTCGCTCTCCACCACATGGtcccccccatctccagcgccgcaTCTCTCTCCGCCAGATGGtccccccatctccagcgccgcaTCGCTCTCCACCACATGGTccccccccatctccagcgccgcaTCGCTCTCCGTCACATGGtccccccatctccagcgccgcaTCGCTCTCCGTCACATGgcccccccatctccagcgccgcaTCGCTCTCCACCACATGGtccccccatctccagcgccgcaTCGCTCTCCACCACAtggcccccccccccatctccagcgccgcaTCGCTCTCCACCACATGGtcccccccccatctccagcgccgcaTCGCTCTCCACCACATGGtccccccatctccagcgccgcaTCGCTCTCCGtcacatggcctcaaactgcatCGTTTTTTTTCCTCTCTGTCGCTGTAACGCTCTAG